A genomic segment from Paralichthys olivaceus isolate ysfri-2021 chromosome 22, ASM2471397v2, whole genome shotgun sequence encodes:
- the LOC109634713 gene encoding cilia- and flagella-associated protein 251 yields the protein MTIGKNSRKSSTRGSIRAPKFLDKSGGFYGRLDEPETTVEGEEVRGSEAEERGNGMEDSSREGKSMSTPVSSVVPSSGADEREEAEAFDFNEGMMEDDGETLLCRKPSRSSSRWRRSSRRKQKEGRTEEDAARAERPGLDTESQADPNVPEGTRVMIEIEMEKLKKTEEENEKAGREKEPTIVHFPARDDEDDQVLIRDKKRGREEEGEEEGRMKREQEEGMKVVKRITMKNYRKALDRAFRRGWEAFITNLYSVTLTPVTSSSSPSPSLKKKQQHSTVLAEFQ from the exons atgACAATTGGAAAGAACTCCAGAAAAAGCTCAACCAGGGGCTCCATCCGTGCCCCGAAGTTTCTGGACAAATCCGGTGGCTTCTACGGTCGCCTTGATGAGCCTGAGACCACTgtagagggggaggaggtgaggggcagtgaagcagaggagagagggaatggGATGgaagacagcagcagagaagggAAATCCATGAGTACCCCGGTTTCAAGTGTGGTGCCCAGCTCTGGGGCAGATGAGAGGGAAGAGGCTGAAGCATTTGACTTCAATGAAGGCATGATGGAGGACGATGGGGAGACTCTCCTGTGCAGGAAAcccagccgcagcagcagcagatggaggagaagctccaggaggaagcagaaggaAGGAAGAACCGAGGAGGATGCAGCCCGAGCCGAGAGGCCCGGCCTGGACACAGAGAGCCAGGCTGACCCCAACGTCCCAGAGGGAACCAGGGTGATGATCGAGATCGAGATGGAAAAGCTGAAGAAGACGGAGGAAGAAAATGAGAAGGCGGGAAGAGAGAAGGAGCCCACAATCGTCCACTTCCCGGCTCGGGATGACGAGGACGACCAGGTCCTCATCAGAGAcaagaagagggggagagaggaagagggagaagaagaggggaggatgaagagagagcaagaggagggGATGAAGGTGGTGAAGAGGATCACGATGAAGAATTATCGCAAG GCCTTGGACCGGGCGTTTCGCCGTGGCTGGGAGGCTTTCATCACCAACCTGTACAGCGTCACGCTCACACCTGTGACATCATCCTCGTCGCCTTCGCCTTCATTAaagaagaaacagcagcacagcaccGTGTTAGCTGAATTCCAGTAG
- the arl2 gene encoding ADP-ribosylation factor-like protein 2, whose protein sequence is MGLLTILKKMKQKEREMRLLMLGLDNAGKTTILKKFNGEDVSTISPTLGFNIKTLEHRGFKLNMWDVGGQKSLRSYWRNYFESTDGLLWVVDSADRLRLQDCKQELSALLKEERLAGATLLVFANKQDLPGALSKEAIREALALDEIKSHHWCIISCSAVTGENLLTGMDWMLDDISARIFNAD, encoded by the exons ATGGGTTTACTGACGATCCTGAAGAAGATGAAGCAGAAGGAGCGAGAGATGCGGCTCCTGATGTT AGGTCTGGACAACGCGGGGAAAACAACCATCCTGAAGAAGTTTAACGGCGAGGACGTCAGCACCATCTCCCCCACACTGGGCTTCAACATCAAGACCCTGGAGCACAgagg GTTTAAGCTGAATATGTGGGATGTAGGAGGTCAGAAGTCGCTGCGTTCCTACTGGAGAAACTACTTTGAGAGCACAGACGGGCTGCTGTGGGTGGTGGACAGCGCCGACAGACTCAGACTGCAGGACTGCAAACAGGAGCTCAGTGCACTGCTAAAGGAAGAG AGGTTAGCTGGTGCAACACTGCTGGTAtttgcaaacaaacaggatTTACCTGGAGCTCTGTCTAAGGAGGCGATTCGAGAG GCTCTGGCTCTGGACGAGATTAAAAGCCATCACTGGTGCATCATCAGTTGCAGTGCTGTGACGGGAGAGAACCTGTTAACTGGAATGGACTGGATGTTAGACGATATCTCTGCAAGGATCTTCAATGCGGActaa